Proteins encoded by one window of Acidobacteriota bacterium:
- a CDS encoding TrlF family AAA-like ATPase: MTLSPGEHPGATWRRVDLQVHSIRDPNWKGRRFEGREVTDLEQARKEWSEKFVLECRAIGLSAIALTDHHDVCMIPYVVDAIKRLNLEEDLWLFPGIEVTCDDACQALVIFDVGVEPARLHRLLGKLKKVDQIGDDQLVASPASNAGLRVEELVDEIGLDAVLDPICVVVPHAGGDGAHKSVLRREFHSRFRNLNCVGFYVETAFSRLSQSARRKIYGEDKEWGGRRRGLVVTGDNRRADFSDLGVNPCWIRLGEPTAESLRQAFLADEARIRFERPTVPSQRVLAVRVDSTLTCLTGITFNDGFTAIIGGRGSGKSSLLEFLRFGLGRSSLDVPGESPEKSRLKSLLETTLANGYVEVDLDRDGVFETWRRTLRDRETIQVQVAEEPKEEISVPVAQERFRARAYEQKELSTIKPSRLDAMRQVSSIAAAELWEKRHAVEASVEEHRRSIRRILGKVVDLWALESGRNVVAARYRDLRRRLKSISDQLVQQGVSEADSEILSRAQYFLRGGSLLAELRADLVGLGRQVDDLVKRVSSVSIGTGDIPDDQDFEIIKSIAREVTNSKEAVKNSLEDAGRILDELTQGLNSGAQRFEILKSAFEGHRKAAGQRQAGLARLVDEQAKLQKALEDAEREGKEVRGRIAKLGGAGEELLAAREALSSEFAKRRTVLSEAAAKTSDVSEGVLRATVVSPDVPRAYSEALKGLLAGAMVHDLEFKVDEWTRRLVERDEWQALGNRLLRLFRLHVVEGDQRGAVDVRVLQECLGANLSGLTERQVEQMFLRMSEEKVVAVLAADPREVVEFEYLDGDAYIQFEAASPGQQAGALLQLLLIQEAGTLIVDQPEEDLDSGVIMRIVSLLRKTKQKRQVIFATHNPNVVVNGDADKVIALRSSVLAGGDGGVPRVSVWVDGALETPRLRSAVVEIMDGGQAAFELRRAKYRF; encoded by the coding sequence CAGGTTCACAGTATTCGCGATCCGAATTGGAAAGGCCGCCGTTTTGAGGGGCGTGAGGTAACGGATCTAGAGCAGGCCCGCAAGGAATGGTCTGAGAAGTTTGTCCTGGAATGTCGTGCGATAGGCCTCTCTGCGATCGCTTTGACTGATCATCATGATGTTTGCATGATTCCCTATGTGGTCGATGCAATCAAGAGACTTAACTTGGAAGAAGACCTCTGGTTGTTTCCTGGGATTGAGGTGACCTGTGATGATGCTTGCCAAGCATTGGTGATCTTTGATGTTGGAGTCGAACCCGCCCGTCTGCATAGATTGCTTGGAAAACTCAAGAAGGTCGACCAGATTGGTGATGATCAGCTAGTGGCATCGCCGGCCTCGAATGCTGGGCTAAGAGTCGAAGAGTTGGTCGATGAAATCGGTCTTGACGCAGTCCTCGATCCGATTTGCGTCGTAGTTCCGCACGCTGGTGGCGATGGGGCTCATAAGAGTGTCTTGCGTCGTGAGTTCCATTCCAGGTTTAGGAACCTGAACTGCGTCGGTTTCTATGTTGAAACAGCCTTCTCAAGGCTTAGCCAAAGTGCGAGACGGAAGATCTATGGCGAGGACAAGGAATGGGGTGGTCGGCGACGGGGCCTCGTCGTTACTGGAGATAATCGCAGGGCTGATTTTTCCGATCTCGGTGTCAATCCTTGCTGGATTCGATTGGGTGAGCCGACGGCTGAGTCACTTAGACAGGCCTTCTTGGCTGACGAGGCGCGCATTCGCTTTGAGCGACCAACAGTCCCATCGCAGAGAGTTCTGGCGGTCAGGGTCGATTCGACGCTGACTTGTCTAACGGGAATCACCTTCAATGACGGCTTCACGGCGATAATTGGCGGGCGGGGATCGGGAAAATCTTCTCTCCTTGAGTTTCTTCGGTTCGGATTGGGGCGCAGCAGTCTAGATGTTCCCGGCGAGTCTCCTGAGAAGTCGAGACTTAAGAGTCTTCTGGAAACTACCCTGGCAAACGGTTATGTAGAAGTCGATCTCGATCGAGACGGGGTATTCGAGACGTGGCGCCGAACCCTCCGTGATCGCGAGACCATTCAGGTGCAGGTTGCAGAAGAACCTAAGGAGGAGATTTCAGTCCCCGTTGCCCAAGAAAGGTTCCGCGCTCGTGCCTACGAGCAGAAAGAGCTGTCGACGATTAAACCTTCTCGCCTTGACGCGATGAGGCAAGTGTCGAGTATCGCAGCTGCTGAGCTGTGGGAGAAGCGGCATGCAGTAGAGGCAAGTGTCGAGGAGCACCGGAGAAGCATTCGTCGAATTCTCGGTAAGGTTGTTGATCTTTGGGCCCTTGAATCCGGCCGCAACGTGGTTGCAGCACGCTACAGGGATCTGAGGAGGCGATTGAAGTCAATCAGCGATCAATTGGTGCAGCAGGGGGTGTCGGAGGCCGATAGCGAGATCCTGTCTCGTGCTCAGTACTTCCTTCGGGGTGGCTCGCTGCTCGCTGAGTTAAGGGCTGACCTAGTTGGTCTAGGGCGGCAGGTTGATGATTTGGTCAAGAGAGTTTCATCTGTTTCAATTGGAACAGGTGATATTCCTGATGATCAGGACTTTGAAATTATCAAGTCGATAGCAAGAGAGGTGACTAACTCGAAAGAGGCTGTGAAGAACTCTCTGGAAGATGCTGGTCGAATCCTTGATGAACTGACTCAGGGCCTGAACTCTGGGGCTCAGCGGTTTGAGATTCTAAAGTCAGCATTTGAGGGGCATCGAAAGGCGGCAGGGCAACGCCAGGCCGGACTCGCAAGGCTAGTAGATGAGCAGGCGAAATTGCAGAAAGCCTTGGAGGATGCCGAGCGGGAAGGTAAGGAGGTCCGCGGCAGGATCGCAAAGTTGGGCGGTGCAGGGGAGGAGCTCTTGGCGGCACGCGAGGCTCTGAGCTCGGAGTTCGCGAAGCGAAGGACAGTTCTGAGTGAGGCGGCGGCGAAGACTTCTGATGTGTCAGAGGGGGTGCTGAGAGCAACTGTCGTTAGTCCAGATGTTCCCCGTGCCTATTCTGAGGCGCTGAAGGGTTTGCTGGCTGGAGCGATGGTGCACGATTTAGAGTTTAAGGTTGACGAGTGGACTCGGCGACTAGTTGAGAGGGATGAATGGCAAGCGCTCGGGAATCGGTTGTTGAGACTCTTCCGGCTTCATGTTGTGGAAGGAGATCAAAGGGGTGCTGTTGACGTCAGAGTCCTTCAGGAGTGCCTTGGAGCCAATCTCTCTGGCCTGACAGAGCGGCAGGTTGAGCAGATGTTCCTCAGGATGTCGGAGGAGAAAGTCGTGGCAGTATTGGCTGCCGATCCAAGGGAAGTCGTTGAATTTGAGTATTTGGATGGCGACGCCTATATCCAATTTGAGGCTGCGAGCCCCGGCCAGCAAGCGGGTGCTCTACTACAGCTTCTGCTCATCCAGGAAGCCGGTACCCTAATTGTTGATCAGCCAGAAGAGGATCTGGATAGCGGAGTGATAATGCGGATTGTCTCGCTGCTAAGGAAGACTAAGCAGAAGAGGCAGGTGATATTTGCAACTCATAACCCAAATGTCGTGGTCAATGGTGATGCGGATAAAGTAATAGCCCTTCGGTCTTCAGTGTTGGCCGGTGGTGACGGTGGAGTACCTAGGGTTAGCGTTTGGGTTGATGGTGCACTGGAGACACCTCGATTGAGAAGTGCTGTGGTCGAGATCATGGATGGTGGTCAGGCGGCGTTCGAGTTGCGAAGAGCAAAGTACCGATTCTGA
- a CDS encoding type II toxin-antitoxin system VapC family toxin, giving the protein MIVVDTDVLIDALRGRDPGAAKVRELLVGDGLATTAVIAFELCSGGRSEKQLQAIASLLAALTVIPFDTASMEAAASVRTQLESSGRGIGMADYLIAGCCVARRASLLTRNHQHFGRIAGLRLEPMAEG; this is encoded by the coding sequence GTGATCGTCGTCGACACGGATGTTTTGATCGATGCCTTGAGGGGCCGTGATCCAGGAGCGGCCAAGGTTCGGGAACTGCTTGTTGGAGACGGCTTGGCGACGACGGCGGTGATCGCTTTCGAGCTATGCAGCGGTGGGCGGAGCGAGAAGCAGCTCCAGGCGATTGCGAGTCTCCTCGCCGCACTGACGGTGATTCCTTTCGACACGGCTTCGATGGAGGCTGCCGCTTCGGTTCGTACGCAGCTCGAGTCCTCCGGTCGTGGTATCGGAATGGCGGACTACTTGATCGCCGGCTGCTGCGTTGCCCGGCGAGCGTCGCTGCTGACGAGGAATCACCAGCACTTCGGCCGGATCGCGGGTCTTCGCCTCGAGCCCATGGCTGAGGGCTGA
- a CDS encoding tetratricopeptide repeat protein: MLLALAISQPAIGDSTTPSQDQVCETLVSKAKALKGLSRQETLQHALARCQQPEVSPEVRAKAVVEAGWILDLNEQIRLYSSSVQLLREEAPNSEFIPKTLVKLATAVTKQGRAQEGLEYAEESLAERERLFGEASREYLRGLIVVGVAHSTSDGDAPTKPHLTTGYDYLQEAVRSATEHFGPKDPTTVSAKIQLALILREMGRYADAEALDDEILDLEFDEGW, translated from the coding sequence ATGCTGCTAGCCCTCGCCATCTCACAACCGGCGATCGGGGATTCGACCACTCCTTCTCAGGACCAGGTCTGCGAGACCCTCGTCAGCAAAGCCAAGGCCTTGAAGGGCCTCTCGCGGCAAGAAACACTTCAGCACGCATTGGCTCGATGCCAGCAGCCCGAGGTCTCGCCGGAGGTCCGAGCCAAGGCGGTTGTCGAGGCTGGATGGATCCTCGACCTAAATGAGCAGATCCGGCTCTACTCGAGCTCCGTCCAGCTTCTAAGGGAAGAAGCGCCGAACAGCGAGTTCATTCCGAAAACCCTCGTCAAGCTGGCAACCGCCGTCACCAAGCAAGGACGCGCACAAGAAGGTCTTGAATACGCCGAAGAGTCTCTCGCCGAACGCGAGCGCCTCTTCGGCGAGGCCAGCCGCGAGTACCTTCGCGGCCTCATCGTCGTAGGAGTCGCCCACTCCACGTCTGATGGCGATGCTCCAACAAAGCCTCACTTAACCACAGGCTACGACTATCTCCAGGAAGCCGTCCGTAGCGCCACAGAGCACTTCGGTCCCAAAGACCCCACAACGGTCAGCGCCAAGATCCAACTCGCCCTAATCCTGCGCGAGATGGGGCGGTACGCCGATGCCGAGGCGTTGGACGACGAGATTCTCGACCTGGAGTTCGACGAGGGTTGGTAG
- a CDS encoding amidohydrolase family protein, whose product MTLMVAAGLTSAQVLTATTVGSASLLEEGERLGQLQPGYRADLLLLAGNPLEDIQHTRSLRHVVIGGVVHER is encoded by the coding sequence ATGACGCTGATGGTCGCCGCCGGCCTGACGTCGGCCCAAGTCCTCACCGCTACCACCGTCGGCAGCGCGTCCCTTCTCGAAGAGGGAGAGCGCCTGGGTCAACTCCAGCCGGGCTATCGAGCCGACCTTCTACTGCTCGCAGGCAATCCCCTCGAAGACATCCAGCACACCCGATCGCTGCGTCATGTCGTGATCGGCGGCGTCGTGCACGAGCGGTGA